From one Anopheles bellator chromosome 1, idAnoBellAS_SP24_06.2, whole genome shotgun sequence genomic stretch:
- the LOC131215992 gene encoding trypsin-like codes for MAPIGLKKRSRIVQFVFEMLLLLPSETHRRTDFVNGPTATVTDLPVSMNEWQNGGTMVVAMGTSLKPEENRSQGDLWQRNTTNETSSSAMSEEYRNQRCDETTSARIVGGQNARFGDAPFVVSLRNLPHERRYGFGSGLFCGGSLINTRLVLTAAHCLATRKPADVGVVAGVLNRYDRSGQRMQFRQVYSVLLHPDWNPKTFQADIGLVAVRSSFVFAVAVVKNVRAIGLPSSEPQEGQRCTIYGWGRTEDANKRSGAVCLQKADVTVLDLDRCNRSVSPLITVPDGALCAGSFDGLVDSCQGDSGGPLVCNMAVTGIVSFGWHCGLRHFPGVYTDVFRYRQWVEESTDTDPKTWFAAATRLQAYSWLATGAALIICFAHSATFRANHL; via the exons ATGGCTCCAATTGGGCTCAAGAAGCGCAGCCGCATCGTTCAGTTCGTTTTCGAaatgttgcttctgctgccaTCGGAAACCCATCGCCGGACCGACTTTGTCAATGGACCGACGGCTACGGTAACAGATCTGCCCGTATCGATGAACGAGTGGCAGAACGGTGGAACCATGGTGGTTGCCATGGGAACATCATTGAAGCCCGAAGAAAACCGAT CTCAAGGCGATCTGTGGCAGCGGAACACGACAAAtgaaacgtcgtcgtcggcaatGAGTGAAG AGTACCGAAATCAGAGGTGTGACGAAACGACTAGCGCGCGGATCGTTGGTGGCCAGAATGCGCGGTTCGGAGACGCCCCGTTCGTGGTGTCGCTGCGGAACCTGCCGCACGAGCGGCGCTACGGTTTCGGATCGGGTCTGTTCTGCGGTGGATCACTGATTAACACCCGCCTGGTGCTGACCGCAGCCCATTGCCTGGCCACGAGGAAACCCGCCGATGTGGGCGTTGTGGCCGGGGTGCTGAACCGCTACGATCGATCGGGGCAGCGGATGCAGTTCCGGCAGGTGTACAGCGTGCTGCTGCACCCGGACTGGAATCCGAAAACCTTTCAGGCCGATATTGGTTTGGTGGCCGTTCGAAGTTCGTTCGTGTTTGCGGTGGCGGTCGTGAAAAATGTCCGTGCCATTGGACTGCCCTCGAGCGAGCCACAAGAAGGCCAGCGCTGCACCATCTATGGCTGGGGCCGAACGGAAGACGCCAATAAGCGCTCTGGGGCGGTCTGCTTGCAGAAGGCGGATGTGACCGTGCTGGACCTGGACCGCTGTAACCGGTCCGTTAGCCCGCTCATAACCGTCCCGGATGGCGCACTTTGTGCCGGCAGTTTCGATGGGCTCGTCGACTCCTGCCAAGGCGACTCGGGTGGGCCCCTGGTGTGCAATATGGCGGTCACCGGCATCGTCAGCTTCGGGTGGCACTGCGGGCTACGCCATTTTCCCGGCGTGTACACCGACGTGTTCCGGTACCGCCAGTGGGTCGAGGAGTCCACCGACACGGACCCGAAAACATGGTTCGCGGCCGCCACAAGGCTCCAGGCGTACAgttggctggccaccggtgctgcaTTAATCATCTGTTTCGCCCACTCGGCGACGTTCCGTGCCAATCATCTTTAG
- the LOC131205571 gene encoding ADP-ribose pyrophosphatase, mitochondrial, whose translation MAVRQTVGRLASAATGIGGASSVRTATTASDIELAMARIIPGIFKHSRCRNGVYPQSDVRRYPVPDESVFWTQTYSDYQPPVHESPILQGKEWADLDAENPAFEPKWNQLDGKVNRVSFVGEYEIKDDCPVNPFGRTGIRGRGILGRWGPNHAADPIVTRWKMDEAGEPVLHPDSGKRILEMCAIERQDCGEWAIPGGMVDPGEKVSATLRREFLEETMDNDAGEEAGAVEQFFAAGTEIYKGYVDDPRNTDCAWMETVAVNFHDETGAVVGRFPLHAGDDAAKVRWMDVNEEVKLYASHSNIVKRVVDMLEAHW comes from the exons ATGGCAGTGCGGCAAACCGTCGGCAGACTGGCTTCGGCAGCCACTGGGATCGGCGGTGCCAGCAGTGTTCGCACAGCCACCACAGCGAGCGACATCGAGTTGGCCATGGCACGGATAATTCCGGGAATCTTCAAGCACAGCCGCTGCCGGAACGGGGTCTACCCGCAGAGCGACGTACGGCGCTATCCGGTGCCGGATGAGTCCGTCTTCTGGACGCAGACGTACTCCGACTACCAACCACCGGTGCACGAGTCACCGATTTTGCAGGGCAAAGAGTGGGCCGATTTGGACGCTG AGAATCCCGCGTTCGAACCGAAATGGAACCAGCTCGATGGGAAGGTCAACCGGGTGAGCTTCGTTGGCGAGTACGAAATAAAGGACGACTGTCCGGTGAATCCGTTCGGTCGTACCGGTATCCGTGGCCGCGGTATACTGGGCCGCTGGGGACCGAACCATGCGGCCGATCCCATCGTGACGCGCTGGAAGATGGACGAAGCGGGCGAACCGGTGCTGCACCCGGACAGTGGCAAGCGCATTCTGGAGATGTGTGCCATCGAGCGACAGGACTGTGGCGAGTGGGCCATCCCGGGTGGTATGGTTGACCCGGGCGAGAAGGTGAGCGCCACGTTGCGCCGTGAATTTCTCGAGGAAACAATGGACAACGACGCCGGAGAGGAGGCCGGTGCGGTGGAGCAGTTCTTTGCGGCCGGTACCGAGATCTACAAGGGCTACGTGGACGATCCGCGCAACACGGACTGTGCGTGGATGgaaacggtggcggtgaacTTCCACGACGAGACGGGCGCGGTCGTGGGCCGATTTCCGCTTCACGCCGGCGACGATGCGGCCAAGGTACGCTGGATGGACGTGAACGAGGAGGTGAAACTGTACGCCAGCCATTCGAACATCGTGAAAAGAGTGGTCGATATGCTCGAGGCGCACTGGTAA
- the LOC131215993 gene encoding probable chitinase 2: MRSKLLTNIGVLLLLSFATAIRGNFQCPERPYRVVCYFASWSNYREGSGAFNISYIVPDHCTHLVYTFGGLNIGGGLDSLDYYNDINVNKGYQRVVALKEDNPCLKVLLAIGGWNEGSEKYSLMAEHEADREAFADQTLRYLVHYGFDGLDLDWEYPTMRGGIPEDRENFVLLVQALRKRYAPRKKLLTAAISASKEILQSGYDLPKLCEDLDFINLMTYDYASSEKALPDAPLYGDYSTTSETIDSTIAYVRKSGCPMEKFTLGITTHAKTYTVAPGRLMAPGIAAIGPGLPGPFTRVAGSLGYNELCETLKPNRTAPNGGQWVVKLLAQNAVKYAYRDDQWITFDGVETIATKVRYAMDKKLGGIMFWTIDTDDFQGDCHNEAYPLLLTALRTLGYLKTKA; this comes from the exons ATGCGTTCAAAGTTATTGACAAATATCGGAGTACTGCTCCTGTTAAGTTTCGCGACGGCAATCCGTGGAAACTTCCAGTGTCCGGAGA GACCGTATCGTGTTGTTTGCTACTTTGCCAGCTGGTCCAACTATCGCGAAGGATCCGGTGCGTTCAACATTAGCTACATCGTGCCTGATCACTGTACGCACTTGGTTTACACATTCGGAGGTCTTAACATTGGCGGTGGACTCGATTCGCTCGATTATTACAACGACATCAACGTGAACA AGGGCTACCAAAGGGTGGTCGCATTGAAGGAGGACAATCCCTGTCTCAAAGTGCTGCTCGCGATCGGAGGATGGAACGAGGGATCCGAAAAGTACTCGCTG ATGGCCGAGCATGAGGCCGATCGTGAGGCTTTTGCCGATCAAACGCTGCGTTATCTGGTGCACTATGGCTTCGATGGACTTGATCTGGATTGGGAGTATCCTACTATG CGTGGAGGCATCCCAGAGGATCGCGAGAACTTTGTCCTCCTCGTTCAAGCGCTACGCAAGAGGTACGCACCGCGCAAGAAGCTCCTAACGGCGGCCATCAGTGCATCGAAAGAAATTCTCCAGTCCGGGTACGATCTGCCCAAACTGTGTGAGGATCTTGATTTTATCAATCTGATGACGTACGACTACGCCAGCAGTGAGAAGGCTTTGCCGGATGCTCCACTGTACGGAGATTACTCCACAACGAGTGAAACGATC GACTCCACAATCGCGTACGTTAGAAAGAGTGGCTGTCCGATGGAAAAGTTCACGCTGGGCATAACAACCCACGCCAAGACGTACACCGTCGCTCCGGGGCGCCTGATGGCACCGGGTATTGCTGCGATCGGCCCCGGGTTACCGGGCCCGTTCACGCGCGTTGCCGGCTCGCTAGGTTACAACGAGCTGTGCGAAACactgaaaccgaaccggaccgcTCCGAACGGGGGTCAGTGGGTCGTGAAGCTGTTGGCACAGAATGCCGTCAAATACGCGTACCGCGATGATCAGTGGATCACTTTCGATGGCGTCGAAACGATTGCCACGAAGGTGCGGTACGCGATGGACAAGAAGCTCGGGGGCATCATGTTTTGGACCATCGATACGGACGATTTCCAGGGAGACTGTCACAATGAAGCGtacccgctgctgctgaccgccCTCCGCACTCTGGGCTATCTAAAGACAAAGGCCTAA